One Planktothrix sp. FACHB-1365 genomic window carries:
- the folE gene encoding GTP cyclohydrolase I FolE gives MTISPSTNGVKNLEISMTEAKNEDTSGFPIRPDRTLSHGHSTHSQPCTEVSDEQMMDAVRTMLLGVGEDPEREGLLKTPKRVAEAMRFLTSGYNQSLEDLVNGAIFDEGHEEMVLVRDITFFSMCEHHMLPFMGRAHVAYIPNQKVIGLSKLARIVEMYSRRLQVQERLTRQIAEAIKTILEPQGVAVVMEATHMCMAMRGVQKPGSWTVTSAMVGLFQDEQKTREEFLNLIRHQPAFF, from the coding sequence ATGACTATCTCACCAAGCACCAATGGGGTCAAAAATTTAGAGATCTCCATGACTGAAGCCAAAAATGAAGACACCAGTGGATTTCCCATTAGACCCGATCGCACTTTATCTCATGGTCACAGCACCCACTCCCAACCCTGCACGGAAGTGAGTGATGAACAAATGATGGATGCGGTTCGCACCATGCTGTTAGGGGTCGGGGAAGATCCTGAACGGGAAGGGTTACTCAAAACACCAAAACGGGTGGCTGAAGCCATGCGGTTTTTAACCAGTGGTTACAATCAATCCCTTGAAGATCTGGTGAATGGGGCAATTTTTGATGAAGGCCATGAAGAAATGGTGCTGGTGCGGGACATTACCTTCTTCAGTATGTGCGAACACCATATGTTACCGTTCATGGGTCGGGCGCACGTTGCCTATATTCCCAATCAAAAAGTAATTGGGTTAAGCAAACTGGCTCGAATTGTGGAAATGTATAGTCGCCGTCTGCAAGTTCAGGAACGTCTGACTCGCCAAATTGCGGAAGCGATTAAAACTATTCTTGAACCTCAAGGGGTCGCTGTGGTGATGGAGGCAACCCATATGTGTATGGCGATGCGGGGGGTTCAGAAACCGGGGTCTTGGACAGTCACAAGTGCAATGGTAGGTCTATTCCAAGATGAACAAAAAACCCGTGAAGAATTCCTGAATTTAATTCGCCATCAACCTGCATTTTTTTAA
- the hpsN gene encoding hormogonium polysaccharide biosynthesis glycosyltransferase HpsN: protein MNLPLISVIIPTYNREQVLRETLAEVLKQNYPNFEVLVVDQTPTHEPETQAYLEQLAQAEKIKWYRLEWASLPGARNYAVRRSQGDILLFIDDDIQLPEGFLMAHARNYIPGETSAPEKIGAVAGRVFDRMKLSDSGGELTIETLPPEAYDPGIAWYHIDLVHTIKPQPVISARGCNMSFRREIFDQFGLTFDERFKGSAVREESDFCLRLRQTGYVIWYDPDAYLIHLGEEAGGCHDMSTRSVQYQITFYHNHFLMGLKNLTPSQCFRFFAKLFDCHVLGHPPCNKSGSPLKIISRFFFYKLGLLKALGTWITSLWDQGQIYTQQDHL from the coding sequence ATGAATTTACCCTTAATTTCTGTTATTATTCCAACCTATAACCGAGAACAAGTATTACGAGAAACCTTAGCAGAAGTCTTAAAACAAAATTATCCGAATTTTGAAGTTTTAGTGGTGGATCAAACCCCAACCCATGAACCTGAAACCCAAGCTTACTTAGAACAATTAGCCCAAGCTGAAAAAATCAAATGGTATCGTTTAGAGTGGGCGAGTTTACCCGGTGCTAGAAATTATGCGGTACGGCGTTCTCAAGGTGATATTCTTTTATTTATTGATGATGATATTCAACTTCCTGAAGGGTTCTTAATGGCTCATGCTCGTAATTATATCCCTGGAGAAACTTCTGCACCCGAAAAGATTGGAGCCGTTGCAGGACGAGTTTTTGATCGCATGAAATTAAGTGATTCGGGTGGAGAATTAACCATTGAAACTTTACCTCCCGAAGCTTATGATCCTGGGATTGCTTGGTATCATATTGATTTAGTTCATACCATTAAACCTCAACCAGTGATTTCTGCTAGAGGATGTAATATGTCCTTCCGGCGAGAAATTTTTGATCAATTTGGGTTAACCTTTGATGAACGATTTAAAGGCAGTGCGGTGCGAGAAGAATCGGATTTTTGTTTAAGATTAAGACAAACAGGTTATGTGATTTGGTATGACCCAGACGCTTATTTAATTCATTTAGGGGAAGAAGCGGGAGGGTGTCATGATATGAGTACCCGTTCTGTACAATATCAGATTACCTTTTATCATAATCATTTCTTAATGGGGTTAAAAAATTTAACTCCGAGTCAATGTTTTCGCTTTTTTGCTAAATTATTCGATTGTCATGTTTTAGGACATCCCCCTTGTAATAAAAGTGGTTCTCCTCTCAAAATTATCAGCCGTTTCTTCTTCTATAAATTAGGCTTACTTAAAGCGTTAGGAACCTGGATTACATCCCTTTGGGATCAAGGACAAATTTACACACAACAAGACCATCTATAG
- a CDS encoding transposase, which produces MNDFFKNNDELKINQRNLPHWELYGSIYFVTFKTLERLELSPEARRIVLNCCLFFDKSHLNNNPRYHTFALVIMPDHVHWLLQPLPKINTEIEEKQQTQVEYWSLTSILHSIKSYSAKQIPQVMKHIGIIWQDERYDRIVRNYNEFMNTWEYIRQNPIKAELSDTPENYPFLWEEF; this is translated from the coding sequence ATGAATGACTTTTTCAAAAATAATGATGAATTAAAAATAAATCAGAGAAATTTGCCTCATTGGGAATTATATGGTTCAATTTATTTTGTTACTTTCAAAACGCTGGAAAGGCTAGAACTCTCTCCAGAAGCTAGGAGAATCGTTTTAAATTGTTGCTTATTTTTTGATAAAAGTCATCTTAACAATAATCCGAGATATCATACATTTGCTTTAGTTATCATGCCAGATCATGTTCATTGGTTATTGCAACCTTTACCTAAGATAAACACAGAAATAGAGGAGAAACAGCAAACTCAAGTTGAATATTGGTCATTAACTAGCATTTTACATAGTATTAAAAGTTATAGTGCCAAACAAATTCCTCAAGTCATGAAGCATATTGGTATTATTTGGCAAGATGAAAGATATGATCGGATTGTGAGAAATTATAATGAGTTTATGAATACATGGGAATATATTAGACAAAATCCCATTAAAGCTGAATTATCTGATACTCCAGAAAATTATCCTTTTTTATGGGAAGAATTTTAA
- the hpsL gene encoding hormogonium polysaccharide biosynthesis protein HpsL — protein sequence MVTKAKKKRKKVKKKAKAKKPTLSKQEIKLRQKQRAKAIQKVISSSSGIIAAAVVVGAILFGVAGPKLAIAGGGGILVVGLSYLYPDMALWGFLIYLPFSGTITYWIGGGSPIFQLAKDGFYFPALFAKYKEWKRKGMPMIVPKALKQPLMVLLAICGLTLLLVNGLQQLKPEGGDKPILLGLMGLKSFIGYLPLITCSYYQVKGKKELLFLTRLTLVLAIICCVLGVIQYQMLASGRCKGTDDLTGDDLFKATLDAKCFVGGSLVFSPSQNMIRLPGTFVAPWQWAWFLIANAFFTFASAFSDPSPLWRTTGLVGMALVFVNAVISGQRIALALVPVVTIILLVLTGQVANLKRFLPILAGLGLVLGIAAAASPAFLQERIDSFVSRWNASPPTDFISEQFGNSSGGQKGILGKGLGRATNAARIFGKTQLIETYYPKLIFEIGPIGVAGFLYLVTTMTIVGFKSYRSVKDKNLRSFGASFWVFVLIISYNTYYYPLDVDPVTVYYWYFAGVLFKLPEIDREERKKLIEAGELDPDS from the coding sequence ATGGTTACAAAAGCCAAAAAAAAGCGAAAGAAGGTTAAAAAAAAAGCTAAAGCCAAAAAACCTACATTAAGTAAACAAGAAATTAAACTTCGCCAAAAGCAACGAGCAAAAGCGATTCAAAAAGTTATATCTTCATCATCAGGAATTATTGCTGCTGCTGTTGTTGTGGGAGCGATTTTATTTGGGGTTGCTGGCCCCAAATTAGCGATCGCAGGCGGCGGCGGAATTTTAGTTGTAGGCTTATCCTATCTTTACCCAGATATGGCCTTATGGGGATTTTTAATTTACCTCCCCTTTAGCGGCACAATCACCTACTGGATCGGCGGTGGCAGCCCTATTTTTCAACTCGCTAAAGATGGGTTTTATTTTCCAGCCTTATTTGCCAAATATAAGGAATGGAAACGCAAAGGAATGCCCATGATTGTTCCTAAAGCCTTAAAGCAACCTTTGATGGTACTTCTTGCTATCTGTGGGTTAACATTGTTATTAGTGAATGGGTTACAACAACTGAAACCAGAAGGGGGAGATAAACCCATTTTATTAGGATTAATGGGGTTAAAATCCTTTATTGGATACCTGCCCTTAATTACCTGTTCTTACTATCAAGTTAAAGGTAAAAAAGAACTCTTATTCCTAACTCGTTTAACCTTAGTTTTAGCCATTATTTGTTGTGTTTTAGGAGTCATCCAATATCAAATGCTGGCTAGTGGCCGTTGCAAAGGAACCGATGACCTCACCGGGGATGATTTATTCAAAGCCACTCTTGATGCTAAATGTTTCGTAGGCGGATCTTTAGTGTTTAGTCCCTCCCAAAATATGATTCGTTTACCCGGAACCTTTGTGGCACCTTGGCAATGGGCTTGGTTCTTAATTGCTAATGCTTTTTTTACCTTTGCCAGTGCCTTTAGTGATCCATCTCCCCTCTGGCGAACAACGGGTTTAGTCGGAATGGCACTGGTATTTGTAAATGCTGTGATTTCCGGTCAACGAATTGCCTTAGCATTAGTTCCCGTTGTCACCATTATTCTATTAGTTTTAACCGGACAAGTTGCTAACTTAAAACGATTTCTTCCCATTCTCGCCGGACTGGGTTTAGTATTAGGAATTGCAGCAGCAGCCAGCCCCGCATTTTTGCAAGAACGAATTGATAGTTTTGTCAGTCGTTGGAATGCTTCACCCCCCACCGATTTCATCTCAGAACAGTTTGGAAACAGTAGCGGCGGACAAAAAGGGATTTTAGGAAAAGGACTTGGACGAGCAACCAATGCAGCTCGTATTTTTGGAAAAACTCAGTTGATTGAAACCTACTATCCTAAACTGATTTTTGAAATAGGGCCAATTGGAGTCGCGGGTTTTCTCTATTTAGTAACAACCATGACCATTGTTGGGTTTAAATCCTATCGTTCTGTGAAAGATAAAAATTTACGGAGTTTTGGAGCTTCTTTTTGGGTTTTTGTGTTAATCATTAGCTACAATACCTATTATTACCCCCTGGATGTTGATCCAGTCACGGTTTATTATTGGTATTTTGCGGGTGTACTCTTTAAATTACCCGAAATTGATCGGGAAGAACGGAAAAAACTGATCGAAGCAGGTGAACTTGATCCAGATTCCTAA
- the glmM gene encoding phosphoglucosamine mutase, translating into MVATPARTQNFSSLQKEANIAQPRTISHFGFTNQVGELPTTPLFGTDGIRGRVGGLLSAPLALQVGFWAGQVLRQQAHHPGPVILGQDTRTSGNMLAMALSAGLIAAGLEVWHIGVCPTPGVAYLTSQSEALGGVMISASHNPPEDNGIKFFGKDGTKLSTALQQQIEAGIRGTADFPIVYSDCGQHYYRPELIQNYAQSLHGPLLPVTNLHRMRVVLDLAWGAAVPLAAQVFREMGAEVICLHDQPNGHQINVNCGSTHLQQLQQAVLDHHADLGFAFDGDADRVLAVDGQGRAVDGDYILYFWGQTLSQAGQLPDNLIISTVMANLGFERAWQQFGGQLIRTPVGDQHVHAEMKRTGAMLGGEQSGHILCHHYGISGDGLLTALHLATLVKRSGQSLAELVNQSFQTYPQLLKNIRVEDVYQRRHWQECEPVIKAIETAEAAMGNQGRILVRASGTEPLIRVMVEASNGDLANYWAEQLVSVVQQYLAV; encoded by the coding sequence ATGGTCGCAACACCCGCTCGGACTCAAAACTTTAGTTCGCTGCAAAAAGAAGCCAACATCGCCCAACCTCGAACTATCTCCCATTTTGGCTTTACTAATCAAGTTGGGGAACTCCCCACCACCCCCTTATTTGGAACCGATGGTATCCGGGGACGGGTTGGAGGACTCCTAAGTGCGCCTCTGGCGTTACAAGTGGGCTTCTGGGCGGGTCAAGTTTTACGACAGCAGGCCCACCATCCCGGCCCGGTCATTTTAGGCCAAGATACCCGCACCTCTGGCAATATGTTAGCAATGGCCCTTTCTGCCGGATTAATTGCGGCGGGGTTGGAAGTCTGGCACATTGGGGTTTGTCCCACACCCGGAGTCGCTTATTTAACTTCCCAGTCTGAAGCCCTGGGTGGAGTGATGATTTCCGCCAGCCACAACCCCCCAGAAGACAACGGAATTAAATTTTTTGGAAAAGATGGTACAAAACTATCCACCGCCCTACAACAGCAAATAGAGGCGGGAATTAGAGGAACTGCCGATTTTCCGATTGTTTATAGCGACTGTGGCCAACACTATTATCGCCCCGAACTGATTCAAAATTATGCCCAATCTCTACATGGGCCGTTACTCCCGGTGACGAATTTACACCGGATGCGGGTGGTTTTAGATTTAGCTTGGGGGGCCGCAGTTCCCTTAGCAGCCCAAGTATTTAGAGAAATGGGGGCGGAGGTGATTTGCCTTCATGATCAACCCAATGGCCATCAAATTAACGTTAATTGTGGGTCTACCCATTTACAACAGCTACAACAAGCGGTTTTAGACCATCATGCTGATCTTGGATTTGCCTTTGATGGCGATGCAGACCGAGTTTTAGCCGTTGACGGTCAAGGACGGGCCGTGGATGGAGATTATATTCTGTATTTTTGGGGCCAAACCCTCAGCCAAGCCGGACAACTTCCCGACAATTTAATTATTTCAACGGTGATGGCGAACCTCGGTTTTGAACGAGCTTGGCAACAGTTCGGGGGCCAATTGATTCGCACTCCCGTCGGCGACCAGCACGTTCACGCCGAAATGAAACGCACTGGGGCGATGTTAGGGGGTGAACAGTCAGGACATATTCTCTGTCACCATTATGGAATTAGTGGGGATGGGTTACTGACGGCGTTACATTTAGCTACATTAGTCAAACGTTCCGGTCAATCTTTAGCAGAATTAGTCAATCAAAGTTTCCAAACCTATCCCCAACTGTTAAAAAATATCCGAGTTGAAGATGTGTATCAACGCCGTCATTGGCAAGAGTGTGAACCTGTAATCAAAGCCATTGAAACCGCAGAAGCTGCGATGGGAAATCAAGGCAGAATTTTAGTTCGCGCGTCGGGAACAGAACCGTTAATTCGAGTCATGGTTGAAGCTTCCAACGGTGATTTAGCCAATTATTGGGCAGAACAATTAGTCTCAGTCGTTCAGCAATATTTAGCCGTTTAA
- the hpsO gene encoding hormogonium polysaccharide biosynthesis glycosyltransferase HpsO, producing the protein MKILVASHTYIVDLNREKFRALARLQPNIEVTLIVPKRWRPGGVQNKIIECQYLDEGNFKVVPLSNFSENNQGLLTFGLDLVSLLKTFKPDIIQVEQGSKALTYTQLITLNNLLGLKAKNVFFTWWNLPYELKFPVSVLEAYNLKYTDGIVVGNQDGKDILKQKGYTRKIEVMPQLGVDENLFKPEPQPQLKAELGINLDEFVVGFVGRFVEEKGLMTLAKALAGLKDYSWKWVLLGRGELRSQLLEMAENLGFKDRLILIESVPHDQVQRYINLMDTLVLPSETTYKFKTLTAVGWKEQFGHVLIEAMACQVPVIGSDSGEIPHVIADTGLIFPEGNEQALRDVLSQLITQPEFAKQLGQRGYQRAMTHYTNTALAQELLAFYQQLLTT; encoded by the coding sequence ATGAAAATTTTAGTTGCAAGTCATACCTATATTGTTGACTTAAACCGAGAAAAATTCAGAGCCTTAGCTCGTTTACAACCGAATATCGAAGTAACCCTCATTGTTCCCAAACGTTGGCGACCCGGAGGGGTTCAAAATAAAATTATTGAGTGTCAATATTTGGATGAAGGCAATTTTAAGGTTGTTCCCCTCTCTAATTTCAGCGAAAATAACCAAGGTTTACTCACCTTTGGCTTAGATTTAGTTTCCCTTTTAAAAACCTTTAAGCCGGATATTATTCAAGTTGAACAAGGGTCTAAAGCCTTAACCTATACTCAATTAATTACCTTAAACAATCTTTTAGGGTTAAAAGCAAAAAATGTCTTTTTTACGTGGTGGAATTTGCCTTATGAATTAAAATTTCCCGTTTCTGTTTTAGAAGCCTATAACCTAAAATATACCGATGGTATTGTTGTTGGAAATCAAGACGGAAAAGATATTTTAAAACAAAAAGGATATACCCGAAAAATTGAAGTCATGCCCCAATTAGGCGTTGATGAAAACCTGTTTAAACCTGAACCCCAACCCCAATTAAAAGCCGAATTAGGCATTAACCTGGATGAATTTGTTGTCGGGTTTGTGGGGCGGTTTGTGGAAGAAAAAGGATTGATGACTTTAGCAAAAGCCTTAGCTGGGTTAAAAGATTATTCTTGGAAATGGGTTTTATTAGGTCGGGGGGAATTGCGATCGCAACTTTTAGAAATGGCTGAAAACTTAGGATTTAAAGACCGATTAATTTTAATTGAAAGTGTCCCTCATGATCAGGTACAACGCTATATTAATTTAATGGATACCCTAGTTTTACCCTCAGAAACAACCTACAAATTTAAAACCCTAACGGCTGTGGGATGGAAAGAACAATTTGGTCATGTTTTAATTGAAGCAATGGCTTGTCAAGTTCCCGTAATTGGTTCCGACTCCGGCGAAATTCCCCACGTTATTGCCGATACAGGATTAATCTTTCCTGAAGGCAATGAACAAGCTTTACGAGATGTTCTCAGCCAGTTAATCACACAGCCAGAATTCGCAAAACAGTTAGGACAACGAGGCTATCAACGGGCAATGACCCACTACACCAATACAGCACTCGCTCAAGAATTATTAGCTTTTTATCAACAATTATTAACTACTTAA
- a CDS encoding SDR family oxidoreductase: MTSPIQKRALITGASSGIGRATALAFAASGIDIALVSRQEDRLEAVAKEARNFGVEAKAFPLDLAKVEQVHAQIDSIVAAFGPIDILVNNAGMGYTGDLINTSLADWQRVIDLNLTSVFQCVQGVLPGMRDQGSGTIINVVSIAGLQTFPNWGAYCVSKFGLMALSKTLAMEERANGIRVTALCPGSVNTPIWDTETVKADFDRAAMLTPEIVAESILYVALLPAVAVIEELTLMPSIGAF; encoded by the coding sequence ATGACTTCTCCCATTCAAAAAAGAGCCTTGATCACAGGAGCCAGTAGTGGCATTGGTCGGGCGACAGCCCTCGCCTTTGCGGCATCCGGGATTGACATTGCATTAGTCAGTCGCCAGGAGGATCGCTTAGAAGCGGTAGCCAAAGAAGCCCGAAATTTCGGGGTAGAAGCGAAAGCCTTTCCCCTGGACTTGGCAAAAGTTGAACAAGTCCATGCCCAAATCGATAGTATCGTGGCTGCGTTTGGCCCGATTGATATTCTCGTCAATAATGCAGGCATGGGATACACCGGAGACTTAATCAACACATCCCTTGCAGATTGGCAACGAGTGATCGATTTGAATCTGACCAGTGTTTTCCAGTGTGTGCAAGGGGTTTTACCAGGAATGCGAGATCAAGGGTCTGGAACCATCATTAATGTTGTCTCCATTGCTGGTTTGCAAACATTTCCCAACTGGGGCGCCTACTGTGTCAGTAAATTTGGTTTGATGGCCTTATCCAAAACCCTAGCGATGGAAGAACGTGCGAATGGTATTCGAGTAACAGCCCTGTGTCCAGGTTCTGTGAATACTCCCATTTGGGATACCGAAACCGTTAAAGCCGACTTTGATCGCGCTGCCATGTTGACACCAGAGATTGTAGCCGAGTCAATTCTCTATGTCGCCTTATTGCCGGCCGTTGCCGTGATTGAAGAATTAACACTCATGCCGAGTATCGGCGCGTTTTGA
- a CDS encoding GtrA family protein codes for MIETIYPTIRLGVMEPIYILGAGPAGLAAAYTLTKQGQSVVVVERDSQVGGLAKSIEYQGFILDYGPHRFYTKIAPVLQLWDEVLGTEQVTVNRLTRIYYGGKYFSYPLKAKQVLSALGLVETFRIIISYLAVRLFPKSQTNNFAEWVENKFGKRLAEIFFEGYTEKLWGIPCTEISADWAAQRIKGLSLSKAIKNAILGNDGKVKNLIDQFQFPRLGSGQLYEKIADYLQQHQQPIFLNTEVIQVHHQNSQVTHITLRNRITKAENTVACGGVISSIPLTHFVQQLQSSPPQPVIDAAKSLKFRNTILVYLMVEGGNLFPDNWLYINDPRVQVGRVTNFANWSPEMLANTQQTPLCCEYWCNFGDDLWQCPEDELRILAEKELRKIGLLKNQAISDGFIVRLPRTYPIYAGNYQTALSEIQGYLQTFQNLQLVGRYGAFKYNNQDHSLLMGIFAADNVLTPGKHNLWNVNSDSEYVEEAHAEASTTAATNTRLSRRRQTLKTLREFGGYLFTGGAATVVDVLVFSILIQSGLWYVFALGISYFLGLSTNFWLSRRFVFGVYWKNWFVQYGVFATVALNSLLANLGLLQLLINELGWHPTLSRLASAACVAMISFTGHKLYSFSSQNQSPNPVSKLQS; via the coding sequence ATGATAGAGACAATTTATCCAACGATAAGATTAGGTGTGATGGAACCCATTTATATTTTAGGTGCTGGCCCAGCCGGACTAGCAGCGGCTTATACTTTAACGAAACAAGGTCAATCTGTTGTTGTCGTTGAACGCGATAGTCAAGTGGGAGGGTTAGCTAAAAGTATAGAATATCAAGGCTTTATCTTAGATTACGGCCCCCATCGATTTTATACAAAAATTGCTCCGGTTTTGCAACTTTGGGATGAAGTTTTAGGAACTGAACAAGTTACCGTTAATCGTTTAACTCGGATTTATTATGGGGGAAAATATTTTAGTTATCCCTTAAAAGCCAAACAAGTTTTATCTGCGTTAGGATTAGTTGAAACTTTCAGAATTATTATCTCCTATTTAGCCGTGCGGTTATTTCCTAAATCCCAAACTAATAACTTTGCAGAATGGGTTGAAAATAAATTTGGAAAACGATTAGCAGAGATATTTTTTGAAGGTTACACCGAGAAATTATGGGGAATTCCTTGTACAGAAATTAGTGCAGATTGGGCTGCACAACGCATTAAAGGATTATCGTTATCAAAAGCAATAAAAAATGCTATTTTAGGCAATGATGGCAAAGTTAAAAATCTCATAGACCAGTTTCAATTTCCCCGTTTGGGTTCGGGTCAACTTTATGAAAAAATAGCTGACTATTTACAACAACATCAACAACCCATTTTCTTAAATACAGAAGTTATTCAAGTTCATCATCAAAATTCTCAAGTTACCCATATTACTCTCAGAAACCGCATCACAAAAGCGGAAAACACCGTTGCTTGTGGGGGTGTGATTTCTTCTATTCCTCTAACACATTTCGTTCAACAATTGCAATCTTCTCCCCCTCAACCCGTTATCGATGCAGCCAAATCTCTAAAATTTAGAAATACAATTTTAGTCTATTTAATGGTAGAAGGTGGAAATCTTTTCCCTGATAATTGGTTATATATTAATGACCCTAGAGTTCAAGTTGGACGAGTGACCAATTTTGCTAACTGGTCGCCAGAAATGTTAGCAAATACTCAACAAACCCCCCTTTGTTGTGAATATTGGTGTAATTTTGGGGATGATTTATGGCAATGTCCCGAAGATGAACTGCGAATATTAGCTGAAAAAGAATTACGGAAAATTGGATTATTAAAAAATCAAGCAATTTCTGATGGGTTTATTGTGCGTTTACCTCGAACTTATCCTATCTATGCGGGGAATTATCAAACCGCTTTATCAGAAATTCAAGGCTATTTACAAACCTTCCAAAACTTACAATTAGTGGGACGCTATGGCGCATTTAAGTATAATAATCAAGATCATAGTTTATTAATGGGAATTTTTGCGGCGGACAACGTTTTAACTCCGGGTAAACATAACCTCTGGAATGTCAATAGTGATAGCGAATATGTGGAAGAAGCTCACGCAGAAGCCTCCACAACCGCCGCTACGAATACTCGCCTATCCCGCCGTCGCCAAACCTTAAAAACCTTACGAGAATTTGGCGGCTATTTATTCACAGGCGGCGCGGCTACCGTTGTTGATGTTCTCGTTTTTTCGATTCTCATTCAGTCGGGATTATGGTATGTTTTTGCATTAGGAATTAGTTATTTTCTGGGATTAAGTACCAACTTTTGGTTAAGTCGTCGCTTTGTATTTGGAGTGTATTGGAAAAACTGGTTTGTTCAATATGGCGTGTTTGCGACCGTTGCTTTAAATAGTTTATTAGCTAATTTAGGGCTATTACAACTATTAATCAATGAATTAGGTTGGCATCCAACCCTGTCTCGTTTAGCGAGTGCTGCTTGTGTGGCTATGATTAGTTTTACCGGACATAAATTGTATTCCTTCTCATCCCAAAATCAATCACCTAATCCAGTTTCCAAACTGCAATCTTAA
- a CDS encoding acetyl-CoA carboxylase carboxyltransferase subunit alpha, whose translation MANTNRKPILLDFEKPLVELESRIDQIRQLASENGVDVSEEIRQLETRASQLRQEIFSSLSPLQRLQLARHPRRPSTLDYIQAMTDEWMELHGDRRGYDDPALVGGVARLGGQPVMILGHQKGRDTKDNVARNFGMAAPGGYRKAMRLMEHANRFGMPILTFIDTPGAWAGVDAEKLGQGEAIAYNLRQMFDLDVPIICTVIGEGGSGGALGIGVGEKLLMLEHSVYTVATPEACAAILWKDAGQAPQAAQALKITSQDLKQLGIIDEVVSEPDGGAHSNPLKAAELLKNALLKSLAELLPLTPQQRREMRYQKFRNIGVFAEAKV comes from the coding sequence GTGGCTAATACTAATCGAAAACCAATTCTCCTTGACTTTGAAAAGCCTCTAGTCGAACTAGAAAGCCGTATTGACCAAATTCGTCAATTGGCGAGTGAAAATGGTGTGGATGTGTCCGAAGAAATTCGACAACTCGAAACCCGCGCCAGCCAACTGCGACAAGAAATTTTCAGTAGTTTATCTCCCCTACAACGGCTACAACTCGCCCGCCATCCCCGACGACCCAGTACCTTAGATTATATTCAGGCGATGACCGATGAATGGATGGAACTCCATGGCGATCGCCGAGGCTACGATGATCCGGCCTTAGTGGGAGGAGTTGCCCGTTTAGGGGGACAACCTGTGATGATTCTAGGCCATCAAAAAGGACGGGATACCAAAGATAATGTTGCCCGAAATTTTGGTATGGCAGCCCCCGGCGGCTATCGCAAAGCCATGCGATTAATGGAACACGCCAACCGTTTTGGAATGCCGATTCTGACCTTTATTGATACTCCGGGGGCTTGGGCGGGGGTAGATGCTGAAAAACTTGGCCAAGGCGAAGCCATTGCCTATAACCTCCGACAGATGTTTGATTTAGACGTTCCGATTATTTGTACAGTTATTGGTGAAGGGGGTTCGGGTGGGGCGTTAGGAATTGGAGTTGGGGAAAAATTGCTGATGTTAGAACATTCTGTCTATACCGTCGCTACTCCTGAAGCCTGTGCTGCGATTTTGTGGAAAGATGCGGGTCAAGCGCCCCAAGCCGCCCAAGCCCTGAAAATTACCTCCCAAGATCTCAAACAATTAGGTATTATTGATGAAGTCGTATCTGAACCGGATGGGGGAGCCCATAGCAACCCTTTAAAAGCGGCAGAACTGCTCAAAAATGCGCTCCTAAAATCCTTAGCTGAACTCCTTCCTTTAACACCCCAGCAGCGTCGAGAAATGCGATATCAGAAGTTCAGAAATATTGGAGTTTTTGCCGAAGCCAAAGTTTAA